The following is a genomic window from Lactococcus carnosus.
GGCTAGTGTCAAAGTAGAACAATTTTCGGAAAGGTTTGCGTTATCTCAAGTAGTGGGTAAGACTTGTATTATTGGAGATGATAGCCAAGTCAGCTACCTAGATAATGCTGGCAATTACTTTAGTGTTGTGACAGGCGACCCAGTACCAGTTGAAGCTAAAGGTAAACAACCTACACTGGCCGTGTTTAACAAATTGGTTATACAGTCTACCAACTTTCTACCTAAGTTTAGGAACAAGTCAAATGGTACTTATAGACGGTTGCTAATCGTACCTTTTGAGAAGTCATTTACAGCAGATAATGACAACTGGAAGATAAAAGATGATTATATCAAACGTCCTGAGGTACTAGAGTATGTGTTAAAAGTAGCATTATCCTTAAATTTTGATCGTTTCATTGAACCCAAGGCAACTAAGGCACTACTAGATGATTTTAAAATCACTAATGACACCATATTAGCCTTTGTTACTGAACCTTTTTCAGAATTAGTTAGCGACTTCCTCCCATCGTCTTTTATTAGTGCCTACTATCGTGCATGGTGTGAATTTGAGGGCGTAAAGCCATTTACTAAGCGAGAATTTGAACATAGACTACCTGATCATATAAAAGAAGAGTGGGAGAAATCTACCCAAAGACCAAATACTGCAGGCTTTAATAGAGCATTGGATCTGCATAGGGCAGAGGAGATAGAAAAGTTTTGGCATTACTTTTATTGGAATGATGACAAGCACAAAACCACAACAAAAGGGTATTTACGTAGAAAAACATAGGCTTGTTACTGTTACCGTTACCACTTGTTACTGTAGTCAGTAACGTTTTAAACACTGTGGTTGTCACGTTTATAGGACTTGTTACTCTGTTACCGCAAAAGTACTATACCGCTACGCATTTATCAGAGAAATAGAAATCAGACTATAAGAGCATATTAATATCCATAGTAGTAAAAAAATACCTGGTCAATTGACTAGGTATTTAATCTATAAATTGTTGGAATTTAAAAAGGTACGATAAGTGACAAAAGTTACACCCTAAAAAGGGTACGATATTGCTATTTCTGCCGTCCCTAAAAAGGGTACGAAAACCTGACAAAACTTAACTTATTTTACCCATATAGCAGGGCGCAATGATAAAGGAGATATAACCATGAGTAAAGCAAAGATAATAGATAAAGAGTATAGGCGGTTTGAGGAGATATTTTATAGGGTATGGCATTATTATACGTTCGGTCATGATAAGCACGTCAAGCTGACGAGTAAAGACTTAGAGC
Proteins encoded in this region:
- a CDS encoding DNA primase family protein — its product is MSGAREHGSKPKNLPPLETAKIVYSVLKVIKLDNQNGLLGIYNPELGIYETNEPFFHRLIYWLEPTYNLARSKEVLFKLETLSSVKQQTTEPHLIPVKNGIFNKKTQKLEPFNSKYIFTSTIATKYNVQAKVPNIKGWDVDSWLLDLMSGDKELVQLLWQIISASTNGNYSYRKGAWLVGKGNDGKGTFQSLIMNLIGRENVASVKVEQFSERFALSQVVGKTCIIGDDSQVSYLDNAGNYFSVVTGDPVPVEAKGKQPTLAVFNKLVIQSTNFLPKFRNKSNGTYRRLLIVPFEKSFTADNDNWKIKDDYIKRPEVLEYVLKVALSLNFDRFIEPKATKALLDDFKITNDTILAFVTEPFSELVSDFLPSSFISAYYRAWCEFEGVKPFTKREFEHRLPDHIKEEWEKSTQRPNTAGFNRALDLHRAEEIEKFWHYFYWNDDKHKTTTKGYLRRKT